A region from the Equus asinus isolate D_3611 breed Donkey chromosome 3, EquAss-T2T_v2, whole genome shotgun sequence genome encodes:
- the LOC123281586 gene encoding olfactory receptor 1571-like, with the protein MERGNNTQISGFLLLGFSEKPEWQLLIFGLFLTMYLITVCGNLLIILAVSSDSLLHTPMYFFLCNLSFVDICFTSTTIPKMLWNIQTQSKVITYEGCITQIYFLIHFGVLDIFLLTVMAYDRFVAICHPLHYTVIMNHQLCGLMILGSWIVCILNSLLQSLTALRLSFCTNLEIPHFFCELNQMVQLACSDTFLNNVVMYFAAVLLGGGPFAGILYSYSKIVSCIRGISSAQGKYKAFSTCVSHLSAVSLFYCTVLGVYLSSAATHSSHSSATASVMYTVVTPMLNPFLYSLRNKDIKKALKSFFVKETTILSQH; encoded by the coding sequence ATGGAACGAGGCAATAATACACAAATTTCAGgatttcttcttctgggattttcAGAGAAACCAGAATGGCAGCTCCTCATATTTGGGCTTTTCCTCACTATGTACCTGATTACTGTGTGTGGAAATCTGCTCATCATCTTGGCTGTCAGTTCAGACTCCctcctccacacacccatgtacttcttcctctgcAACCTGTCCTTCGTAGATATCTGtttcacctccaccaccatcccAAAGATGCTGTGGAACATCCAGACACAAAGCAAAGTCATAACCTATGAGGGCTGCATCacacagatttattttctcatacaCTTTGGAGTGTTGGACATCTTTCTCCTAacagtgatggcctatgaccggttTGTGGCCATCTGCCACCCCCTGCACTACACAGTCATCATGAACCACCAGCTCTGTGGACTGATGATTCTGGGATCCTGGATTGTGTGTATCCTGAATTCCTTATTACAAAGCTTAACGGCATTGAGGCTTTCCTTCTGTACCAATTTGGAAATCCCCCACTTTTTTTGTGAACTTAATCAGATGGTCCAACTTGCCTGTTCTGACACCTTTCTTAACAATGTGGTGATGTATTTTGCAGCCGTCCTGCTGGGTGGGGGTCCTTTTGCTGGTATCCTTTACTCTTACTCCAAGATAGTTTCCTGCATACGTGGAATCTCATCAGCTCAGGGGAAGTACAAAGCATTTTCCACCTGTGTGTCTCACCTCTCTGCTGTCTCCTTATTTTATTGTACAGTCTTAGGAGTGTACCTCAGCTCTGCTGCCACCCACAGCTCACACTCCAGTGCCACAGCCTCAGTGATGTACACTGTGGTCACacccatgctgaaccccttcctctacagcctgaggaacaaaGACATAAAGAAGGCTCTCAAATCATTCTTTGTGAAGGAAACTACAATATTGTCCCAGCACTGA